One stretch of Deltaproteobacteria bacterium DNA includes these proteins:
- a CDS encoding lipocalin family protein codes for MIRKLVCSAFLFVAGFGTIAQAGILPTVVSEIDVNKYMGKWYQVASTNPFFQANCVCATATYTLRDDGNVDVVNSCRRDTVDGALSDVKGIAYATSNPGKLNVVFGGIKLPGSNYWIIEVADDYSYAVVSSPLRRPIWILARTPELPTDTLDGIYKRLDAQGFPVNAIVPTLQTGCNN; via the coding sequence ATGATCAGGAAACTAGTTTGTAGTGCATTTCTGTTTGTAGCAGGATTTGGGACTATCGCTCAGGCTGGGATTCTCCCGACCGTAGTGTCCGAGATCGATGTCAATAAGTACATGGGCAAGTGGTACCAGGTGGCCTCGACGAACCCATTTTTTCAAGCGAATTGCGTCTGTGCCACGGCCACTTACACACTGCGCGATGACGGCAACGTGGATGTCGTCAATAGTTGCCGCCGTGATACGGTGGATGGTGCCCTTAGTGACGTTAAAGGCATCGCCTACGCGACGTCAAATCCAGGTAAATTAAATGTAGTCTTCGGTGGCATTAAACTACCTGGATCAAACTACTGGATTATCGAAGTAGCTGATGATTACTCGTACGCAGTCGTTTCATCGCCACTGCGTCGTCCTATTTGGATACTTGCGAGGACACCAGAGTTGCCAACTGACACATTGGACGGGATCTACAAAAGGCTTGATGCCCAGGGGTTTCCAGTGAATGCGATCGTGCCTACTTTACAGACTGGATGCAACAACTAA